The Pelagibaculum spongiae genome has a segment encoding these proteins:
- a CDS encoding glycosyltransferase, which translates to MIKETIDTTLQLMQSQAIELQRVHCSAPIEILEKLKEYLYIALNSVYKEDYQLKINMVTWFVCSALNIDIKNKIPFSQFCNVVLTTSPEDERLTHLVITARRVYCELITILVKQNPITPSIVALPSDQCVHRIWVGGKASEDQLVFMAAANLTVAKNMSFSQPVFYLWTDNSAMLHQKSIGTLARFNLRDVCSLYVVDRSHSDFKLINELIDYSRLLIKFREFAIASNLLRMIVLYKYGGFYLDANWVQSIFPIDPSAFPAKPGSPLFSQDKSKDVEFSEVLESNGMPNIRCYDFDFLSYQSPYLGFFKIDKLPSASLCLANTNKSLAYVKTKFNPTIRTVLENSKVYLDNRSEHNISKILINYREFKHKKLRDSFVRNEAYRTSSDDLKFIVSLSSLPFEHALVQTSYFDFYIDYDGIYAECADQPMLSIRMTPSGPYRFVSNIGLANKYSNSWKRLDLKDRQNAEWP; encoded by the coding sequence ATGATAAAAGAAACAATCGATACTACTTTGCAGTTAATGCAATCGCAGGCAATAGAACTACAAAGAGTACATTGTTCAGCTCCGATAGAAATCCTTGAGAAATTGAAAGAATACCTATATATAGCGTTGAATTCAGTATACAAAGAAGATTACCAATTGAAAATCAATATGGTCACTTGGTTTGTATGTAGTGCTTTGAATATTGATATTAAAAATAAAATTCCATTTTCACAGTTTTGTAATGTTGTTTTAACAACAAGTCCAGAAGATGAAAGATTAACCCATTTAGTAATAACTGCCCGACGCGTTTATTGTGAGCTAATAACTATTTTGGTAAAACAAAATCCGATAACGCCAAGTATAGTTGCCTTACCTTCTGATCAGTGTGTTCATCGTATTTGGGTCGGCGGAAAGGCCTCGGAAGATCAGCTGGTTTTTATGGCTGCAGCAAATTTAACAGTTGCTAAAAATATGAGTTTCTCGCAGCCAGTATTTTATCTTTGGACCGATAATTCTGCCATGTTACATCAGAAAAGTATTGGGACGCTTGCGCGCTTTAATTTGAGAGATGTTTGCAGTTTATATGTAGTCGATAGAAGTCATTCAGATTTTAAGTTGATTAATGAATTAATTGATTATTCTAGGCTGCTAATTAAATTCAGAGAGTTTGCGATAGCATCTAACCTGCTAAGAATGATTGTTTTATATAAATATGGCGGTTTTTATCTCGATGCAAACTGGGTGCAATCCATTTTTCCAATCGATCCTTCGGCATTTCCTGCCAAGCCAGGATCACCGCTGTTTAGTCAAGATAAGTCGAAAGATGTTGAGTTCTCAGAAGTCCTAGAAAGTAATGGTATGCCTAATATAAGATGTTATGATTTCGATTTTTTATCTTACCAATCGCCATATTTGGGCTTTTTCAAAATCGACAAGCTGCCTTCTGCCAGTTTATGCCTTGCGAATACTAATAAATCTTTGGCCTATGTTAAAACAAAATTTAATCCGACAATCAGAACAGTTTTGGAGAACAGTAAGGTATACCTAGATAATCGATCTGAACATAATATTTCCAAAATATTGATTAATTATCGAGAGTTTAAGCATAAAAAGCTTAGAGATTCTTTTGTTCGGAATGAAGCTTATCGTACTTCATCTGATGATTTAAAATTCATTGTTTCGTTAAGCTCGCTCCCTTTTGAACATGCGCTTGTGCAGACTAGCTATTTTGATTTTTATATTGATTATGATGGAATTTATGCAGAGTGTGCTGATCAGCCAATGTTGTCTATCAGAATGACACCTAGCGGTCCTTATCGATTTGTTTCAAATATTGGCCTTGCCAATAAGTATTCTAATAGTTGGAAAAGACTTGATTTAAAAGATAGGCAAAATGCAGAGTGGCCGTAG